The Acropora muricata isolate sample 2 chromosome 5, ASM3666990v1, whole genome shotgun sequence genome includes a window with the following:
- the LOC136917526 gene encoding QRFP-like peptide receptor, producing the protein MNGSNTTSKAEGREVHSMCDNTADEIVEIIVCIFIFVSSLFGNTLVILVVHRNRQMRTIVNLLMANMAFSDLLCTLIVIPQVLTQKFTYPGAWMIGGSIGDLLCKVAYFLRDVTVAVSLLSLLLIAIERYDAISSPVIADPRQYKRSMILIASSWITAFLMYSTHFYTFKLLIEDEGPICINSWEPLLPDAYEAWKIEFLLHAIFFAFIPFVVITSLYAIILVKIRRMPMVEGISSAAKQRREKRNQKVLRVLLIVVIAYGVCWFPYISYVLVDTYIWRNRDLDPPCVFLIFGRYALYLAYLNSSVNPTIYFMFRANYREEAASILRVCLTSFCTQCRKQTGSNQIHTPHKKRAPKAVFVEGKAEEIELGDVKKL; encoded by the coding sequence ATGAATGGAAGCAACACCACATCAAAAGCTGAAGGCAGGGAAGTACATTCTATGTGCGACAACACAGCTGATGAAATCGTTGAAATTATCGTCTGTATCTTTATCTTTGTTAGTTCTCTCTTCGGCAACACTTTGGTAATCCTTGTGGTTCATAGAAACCGTCAAATGAGAACAATCGTGAATCTGTTGATGGCTAACATGGCTTTTTCTGATCTCTTATGCACTCTGATCGTTATTCCCCAAGTTCTAACACAAAAATTCACTTATCCTGGAGCTTGGATGATAGGTGGAAGCATCGGTGACTTATTGTGCAAGGTTGCTTACTTTCTTCGAGATGTCACTGTTGCAGTGTCCTTGTTGAGCTTGTTGCTGATTGCCATCGAGCGCTATGATGCAATTTCTAGTCCAGTTATTGCAGATCCCAGGCAATACAAGCGGTCCATGATCCTGATAGCATCGTCTTGGATTACCGCGTTTCTTATGTATTCAACTCATTTCTATACATTTAAGCTGTTAATAGAAGATGAAGGCCCCATTTGTATCAACAGCTGGGAGCCGCTTCTGCCAGATGCATACGAAGCCTGGAAGATCGAATTTCTCCTCCACGCaatcttttttgcttttatccCCTTTGTTGTCATAACAAGCCTTTATGCCATCATCCTTGTTAAAATCAGACGTATGCCCATGGTAGAAGGAATTAGCAGCGCCGCAAAGCAACGCAGAGAGAAACGTAATCAAAAGGTTCTTCGTGTACTTCTTATCGTTGTCATCGCATATGGAGTTTGTTGGTTTCCGTACATAAGTTACGTGTTGGTGGATACTTATATCTGGCGTAACAGGGACCTGGACCCTCCTTGTGTCTTCCTGATCTTTGGACGATACGCACTGTATTTGGCATATCTCAACTCATCGGTGAATCCAACCATCTATTTTATGTTCAGAGCAAATTACCGTGAAGAAGCAGCCAGTATTTTGCGGGTTTGTCTTACTTCATTCTGTACACAATGTAGAAAACAGACTGGCAGCAATCAAATTCACACGCCTCACAAAAAGCGTGCACCCAAAGCTGTTTTCGTAGAAGGGAAAGCTGAAGAAATAGAGCTTGGTGATGTTAAAAAACTGTAG
- the LOC136917525 gene encoding RYamide receptor-like: MTNDSVTANDSRSLNPPCAKHLTELFVGETFGYVLLIIVAVTGNSLIGLIVFKTKSMRKTINYLIVNMAMSDLLLPIFAFSRKMANLYAGHWLIGGPFGMALCKLVFFFQDVSTAVSIQSLLLIAVDRFGAVVFPFRAPLISSRLCPYYILATWIISMACHCVYFFARQLISIEGKIYCELMWNDAFGENSSLSLYFVSMFIILVVVPFSVMTILYSVIIVKVKSQKMPGGAESVITKEQDKRRAKKERNVLNMALAILLGFALCWAPSNVLGFLTFFAWGTKNAPKSCALKIFRSFAFFMAYANSAINPGICFFFSENYRRALKNIFTCCPENLNCSCCDVKRNHTWNVQDVPEKESVEIVTMTSLAKDSGSCIRPNEKPY, translated from the coding sequence ATGACCAACGATAGTGTGACAGCCAACGACTCTCGATCACTGAATCCTCCATGCGCTAAGCATCTTACTGAACTCTTTGTAGGCGAGACATTCGGATATGTTCTACTTATCATTGTTGCCGTAACAGGCAATTCTCTCATTGGATTGATTGTATTCAAGACGAAATCAATGCGCAAAACCATCAACTACCTCATAGTTAACATGGCCATGTCTGACCTTCTTCTTCCAATTTTTGCCTTCTCGCGCAAGATGGCAAATCTGTACGCTGGCCATTGGCTCATAGGTGGCCCGTTTGGCATGGCGTTGTGTAAACTAGTGTTCTTCTTTCAGGATGTTTCCACTGCGGTGTCTATCCAGAGTTTGCTCTTGATAGCCGTGGATCGATTTGGCGCGGTAGTCTTTCCATTTCGAGCCCCACTCATTAGCTCTAGGCTTTGCCCATACTACATTCTGGCGACATGGATCATTAGCATGGCCTGTCATTGCGTGTATTTCTTCGCCCGACAGCTCATTTCGATtgaaggaaagatttactgcgAGTTGATGTGGAACGATGCCTTTGGAGAGAACTCTTCGCTAAGTCTTTACTTCGTTTCTATGTTTATTATCTTGGTCGTTGTTCCCTTTTCTGTGATGACTATCCTTTACTCCGTTATAATTGTCAAGGTGAAATCGCAGAAGATGCCAGGTGGTGCCGAGAGTGTGATCACCAAAGAGCAAGATAAACGAcgagcaaaaaaagaaagaaacgtaCTGAATATGGCTCTTGCTATTCTTCTTGGTTTTGCCTTGTGCTGGGCCCCATCAAATGTGCTTGGTTTCTTGACATTTTTTGCATGGGGCACAAAGAATGCACCCAAAAGCTGTGCTTTAAAAATTTTCCGTTCCTTCGCCTTTTTCATGGCCTACGCAAACTCTGCAATAAATCCTggcatttgtttctttttcagcgAAAACTACCGTCGCGCTCTAAAGAACATATTTACCTGTTGCCCAGAAAATCTCAACTGTTCTTGTTGTGATGTGAAAAGAAACCACACATGGAATGTTCAAGATGTACCTGAAAAGGAAAGCGTAGAAATTGTGACAATGACTTCTCTTGCGAAAGACTCTGGATCGTGCATAAGGCCAAACGAAAAACCATATTGA